From Gemmatimonadaceae bacterium:
GACCCGGTAGCTCAGCTGGTAGAGCAACGGACTTTTAATCCGTAGGTCGCGGGTTCGAGACCCGCCCGGGTCACTCGTCGTATCGCGCCTGCGTCCTCAGAGACCCGGCGACACGCGGCTCCAGTTGGCCACGAAAGCAAAACGATCGCCGCGAACCATGCTGTGGCGATACTCCACCGGACGCTCGCCCGAGAACGCTACCCGCTCCACGACCAGCGTGGCTTCACCGCGGGGCAGCGCCAGCAGCTTGCGCACCGATACTGGTGGAAGCGCCGCCCGGATCCGCTCCGTCCCACCGGTGATGCGGACGTTGGCCTCGCTGGCCAGCAGCTCATAGAGCGACCCGCGACCGAGGTCTGCCCGCAGGAGCGGCCTCCCGGCATCGCCGACGATCCACGAATCATCGAGGGCGAGCGGCTCGTCGTCCGCAAACCGAAGCCGCTGGATGTGCACGAGCTTCGTCTCGGGGGCGACGCCCAGGCGTGCGGCGGCTTCCCCGTCGCACTCCAACGCCCGGTGTCGCACGATCGAGTGCTCGGCCATCCCGCGCTGGCTGATGGACGCCGCAAGGCTGTAGAAGGGCGCGATGGACTGCTCGAGTTGGGCGGCGCGCGGCAGCTTGCTGCCGCGGCCGCGTTCCCTCTGGACCAGCCCGGCCGTCTGCAACCGCCCGATCGCCGCGCGCGCCGTGTGCCTGCTCACGCCGTAGCTGCGGACCAGCTCGGCATCGGTCGGAAAGCGATCCTCGAATTCACCCGCGGCGATGCGGGCACGCAGCTGCGATTCCAGCTGCGCCCACAATGGCATCGGGCTCTCTCGGTTCAGCGCTTCCACGGTCGGCACGATCAGCGGATGAACAGCAGCGACCC
This genomic window contains:
- a CDS encoding GntR family transcriptional regulator, whose protein sequence is MPLWAQLESQLRARIAAGEFEDRFPTDAELVRSYGVSRHTARAAIGRLQTAGLVQRERGRGSKLPRAAQLEQSIAPFYSLAASISQRGMAEHSIVRHRALECDGEAAARLGVAPETKLVHIQRLRFADDEPLALDDSWIVGDAGRPLLRADLGRGSLYELLASEANVRITGGTERIRAALPPVSVRKLLALPRGEATLVVERVAFSGERPVEYRHSMVRGDRFAFVANWSRVSPGL